The following proteins come from a genomic window of Halorussus halophilus:
- a CDS encoding NAD(P)/FAD-dependent oxidoreductase has protein sequence MSESYVIIGDGIAGSSAAETIREEAPEADVTVITDEGEALYNRILIKEFAKGKLPEAPISIHDEDWYGERDIDLALNTFVTGVDPDAHVVHTHDSGAYEYDKLLVATGGTPTQLPVDNSDAEGVHHFWTFQDARKIQENAETADKGVVVGAGLLGIDLAAVCAAQDVEAKYIMRGNRWWRYGLSLDGAEIIHDALEEKGVECVFESGVEKFETDDGGTVVSTVDANGEEYDSEFVGVAIGLNFNTEFLQGADLEEDSGIVVDQHMQTSTEDIYAAGDITRYYDTILDEYAQNGSWGSAKEQGVIAGQNMVADAEEEEFRWVSSYSITHFDFPFLSFGFPTLGDDECERKYSDTEWRRLSFKDGKLVGGVLIGDIAPQGNYKDLIRREVEVADQKETLLEKEFDPEELAIPQEQ, from the coding sequence ATGAGCGAGTCGTACGTAATCATCGGTGACGGTATCGCGGGTAGTTCCGCGGCCGAAACGATTCGGGAGGAGGCTCCCGAAGCCGACGTCACGGTCATCACCGACGAAGGTGAGGCCCTGTACAACCGTATTCTCATCAAAGAGTTCGCCAAAGGGAAACTCCCCGAAGCGCCGATTTCCATCCACGACGAGGACTGGTACGGGGAGCGCGACATCGACCTCGCGCTGAACACGTTCGTCACTGGCGTGGACCCCGACGCCCACGTTGTCCACACCCACGACAGCGGTGCCTACGAGTACGACAAACTGCTGGTCGCCACGGGCGGCACGCCGACTCAGCTCCCCGTCGATAACAGCGACGCCGAGGGCGTCCACCACTTCTGGACGTTCCAGGACGCACGCAAGATTCAGGAGAACGCAGAGACGGCCGACAAAGGCGTCGTCGTCGGTGCAGGCCTGCTCGGCATCGACCTCGCGGCCGTCTGTGCCGCACAGGACGTCGAAGCCAAGTACATCATGCGTGGCAACCGCTGGTGGCGCTACGGCCTGAGCCTCGACGGTGCGGAGATTATCCACGACGCCCTCGAAGAGAAGGGCGTCGAGTGCGTCTTCGAGAGCGGCGTCGAGAAGTTCGAGACCGACGACGGCGGCACGGTGGTCTCGACCGTGGACGCCAACGGCGAGGAGTACGACAGCGAGTTCGTCGGTGTCGCCATCGGCCTGAACTTCAACACGGAGTTCCTCCAAGGCGCAGACCTAGAAGAGGACAGCGGCATCGTCGTGGACCAGCACATGCAGACCAGCACGGAAGACATCTACGCGGCTGGTGACATCACGCGCTACTACGACACGATTCTGGACGAATACGCCCAGAACGGCTCGTGGGGCAGTGCAAAGGAGCAGGGCGTCATCGCGGGCCAGAACATGGTCGCCGACGCCGAAGAGGAAGAGTTCCGCTGGGTCTCCTCCTACTCGATTACGCACTTCGACTTCCCGTTCCTCAGCTTCGGGTTCCCGACGCTGGGCGACGACGAGTGCGAGCGCAAGTACAGCGACACCGAGTGGCGGCGTCTCTCGTTCAAGGACGGCAAGCTAGTCGGCGGCGTCCTCATCGGCGACATCGCCCCGCAGGGCAACTACAAGGACCTCATCCGGCGCGAAGTCGAAGTCGCCGACCAGAAAGAGACCCTGTTGGAGAAGGAGTTCGACCCCGAAGAACTCGCGATTCCCCAAGAGCAGTAG
- a CDS encoding potassium channel family protein has product MYIIVVGAGDIGTQLLELVTREQHDVVVVEKDEDAAERAAQNFDCLVLNADATTMETLEEAGADNADAIISTTASDATNIMVMLLAQEVSIPSQVSVVQKTEHMNLFRQLGVNVLENPEQLIAEYLFRAVQRPAIQDFMHLADGAEIFEITVKSESDIAGQTLASANETGVFPDGVLVVAIERDQSVVLPQGDTTVEAGDLVTVFSKRGFAPSIIEVFTGEQTATTY; this is encoded by the coding sequence ATGTACATAATCGTCGTCGGAGCGGGTGACATCGGGACGCAACTGCTCGAACTAGTCACCCGAGAACAGCACGACGTGGTCGTCGTCGAGAAAGACGAGGACGCGGCAGAACGAGCGGCGCAGAACTTCGACTGCCTCGTGTTGAACGCGGACGCGACGACTATGGAGACGTTAGAAGAGGCGGGAGCCGACAACGCCGACGCCATCATCAGCACGACTGCGTCGGACGCGACGAACATCATGGTCATGCTCCTCGCACAGGAGGTGTCGATTCCCTCGCAAGTCTCGGTCGTCCAAAAGACCGAACACATGAACCTGTTCCGCCAGTTGGGCGTCAACGTCCTCGAAAATCCGGAGCAGTTGATTGCAGAGTACCTCTTCCGTGCGGTCCAACGACCGGCGATTCAGGACTTCATGCATCTCGCCGACGGTGCAGAGATATTCGAAATCACCGTGAAGTCGGAGAGCGACATCGCGGGACAGACGCTCGCATCGGCGAACGAGACCGGCGTATTCCCGGACGGCGTCCTCGTCGTCGCTATCGAGCGCGACCAGTCCGTCGTCCTCCCGCAGGGCGATACGACGGTCGAAGCCGGTGACTTGGTGACCGTGTTCTCGAAGCGTGGGTTCGCACCCTCCATCATCGAGGTGTTCACTGGCGAGCAAACAGCGACGACGTACTGA
- a CDS encoding GNAT family N-acetyltransferase → MPDRSYPERIETDRLVLERLSTEHTDLDELADRTLTDSWQTEVTEHMPWFRFEDEEHVSKYIDHCEQQWTDREKANYTIRLKASEPEAGELVGLTGYNTDWEAQVASTGIVLAKPFWGRGYAGERIAALLELAFERHEFSAYETEIAAVNERSRRMAEKYVVRFGGKHEGLLRHYSQRQGGEALDYHRYTILREEYEAATQ, encoded by the coding sequence ATGCCCGACCGAAGCTATCCCGAGCGCATCGAAACCGACCGTCTCGTGTTGGAACGACTCTCGACCGAACACACCGACCTCGACGAACTCGCCGACCGCACACTGACCGACTCGTGGCAGACCGAAGTCACTGAACACATGCCGTGGTTCCGGTTCGAAGACGAGGAACACGTCTCGAAGTATATCGACCACTGCGAACAGCAGTGGACCGACCGCGAGAAGGCCAACTACACGATTCGACTCAAAGCGAGCGAACCGGAGGCGGGCGAACTCGTCGGACTCACTGGGTACAACACCGACTGGGAGGCGCAGGTCGCAAGCACCGGTATCGTTCTCGCCAAGCCATTCTGGGGTCGGGGCTACGCTGGCGAGCGCATCGCAGCGTTGCTCGAACTGGCGTTCGAACGCCACGAGTTCTCGGCGTACGAGACCGAAATCGCCGCTGTGAACGAACGCTCGCGGCGGATGGCCGAGAAGTACGTCGTGCGATTCGGAGGCAAGCACGAAGGGCTACTGCGCCACTACAGCCAACGGCAGGGCGGCGAAGCACTGGACTACCATCGGTACACGATTCTGCGAGAAGAGTACGAGGCGGCGACGCAGTGA
- the pdxS gene encoding pyridoxal 5'-phosphate synthase lyase subunit PdxS, translated as MAEATNIEELKRGSELVKRGFAQMQKGGVIMDVVNPEQARIAEDAGAVAVMSLEAVPADIRKRGGVARMADPSDVEEIIDEVSIPVMGKSRIGHTKEAQILEATGVDMIDESEVLTPADDKYHIDKREFTSPFVCGARNLGEALRRIEEGAAMIRTKGEAGTGDVNQAVHHQRTIKGQIRELEGMNKEEREMLAREIEAPADLVHETAEAGRLPVVNFAAGGIATPADAALMMHHGCDGIFVGSGIFGAEDPELMANAIVEATNNWDDPERLAEISKNIGSGMKGEANVDLPEEEKLQGRGN; from the coding sequence ATGGCCGAAGCAACCAACATCGAGGAGCTAAAGCGTGGGAGCGAACTCGTCAAGCGCGGGTTCGCCCAGATGCAGAAGGGCGGCGTCATCATGGACGTGGTCAACCCCGAGCAGGCCCGTATCGCCGAAGACGCGGGTGCTGTCGCCGTGATGTCGCTGGAAGCAGTTCCGGCCGACATCCGAAAACGTGGCGGCGTCGCGCGGATGGCCGACCCCTCTGACGTCGAGGAGATAATCGACGAAGTGTCGATTCCGGTGATGGGTAAGTCCCGAATCGGCCACACGAAGGAAGCCCAGATTCTGGAAGCAACCGGCGTGGACATGATAGACGAGTCCGAAGTCCTAACGCCTGCCGACGACAAGTACCACATCGACAAGCGCGAGTTCACCTCGCCGTTCGTCTGCGGTGCGCGCAACCTCGGCGAAGCACTCCGCCGCATCGAGGAAGGCGCGGCGATGATTCGTACGAAGGGCGAGGCTGGCACGGGCGACGTGAACCAAGCGGTTCACCACCAGCGGACCATCAAGGGCCAGATTCGAGAGTTGGAGGGCATGAACAAGGAAGAGCGCGAGATGCTCGCCCGCGAAATCGAAGCGCCCGCAGACCTCGTCCACGAAACGGCCGAGGCAGGTCGCCTGCCCGTCGTGAACTTCGCGGCCGGTGGCATCGCCACGCCCGCTGACGCGGCGCTCATGATGCACCACGGCTGTGACGGCATCTTCGTCGGTTCGGGCATCTTCGGCGCAGAGGACCCGGAACTGATGGCCAACGCCATCGTGGAGGCGACGAACAACTGGGACGACCCCGAGCGACTCGCCGAAATCAGCAAGAACATCGGTTCGGGCATGAAGGGCGAAGCGAACGTTGACCTGCCCGAAGAAGAGAAGTTGCAGGGACGCGGGAACTGA
- a CDS encoding NAD(P)/FAD-dependent oxidoreductase, with the protein MIGIVGGGIAGLAAAHRLQQHGYDVQIFEASDEVGGLAAVYETAGDPIEKFYHHLSASEETIIDLIEELGLGDDLEWPIGKNGYYWDGTVHPMDKPWEIAAYPHMSVYDKFRLTMLTQEIDVRGGIPKFDTYENLEDFEDVPIKDFLIDHTSRGVYEGFFEPLLDAKFGSRVDDVSAAWLLGRIKFRGERDLLRGEPLGYLEGGFGRLLDELVSEVGEENITTGARVTEVATENGAVESMTVETAEVQEAASQQAADGGTTTQTHEVDDVIVAAMPNVLEGLLGYECDIDFQGAVCALLTMEESLMDTYWLNIGHDAPFGALIEHTNFIPPEKYGGDHLLYVASYIQDYEEDLWQMDDEEIEDLWLGHVEEMFPEFDRESVREFRLAKNPRAAPVYERGYLDMVIPYDLGDDIADGVYYAGMASRAQYPERSLNGGIVAGYECADRIAGRKEVVRPE; encoded by the coding sequence ATGATAGGCATCGTCGGTGGGGGTATCGCCGGTCTCGCGGCCGCCCATCGCCTCCAACAGCACGGCTACGACGTGCAGATTTTCGAAGCGAGCGACGAAGTCGGCGGACTCGCCGCGGTGTACGAGACTGCTGGCGACCCAATCGAGAAGTTCTACCACCACCTCTCCGCCTCCGAAGAGACCATCATCGACCTCATCGAGGAGTTGGGCTTGGGCGACGACTTGGAGTGGCCCATCGGCAAGAACGGCTACTACTGGGACGGGACCGTCCACCCGATGGACAAACCGTGGGAAATCGCGGCCTACCCCCACATGAGCGTCTACGACAAGTTCCGGCTGACGATGCTGACACAAGAAATCGACGTTCGCGGCGGGATTCCGAAGTTCGACACCTACGAGAACTTGGAAGACTTCGAGGACGTGCCCATCAAGGACTTCCTCATCGACCACACCAGTAGAGGCGTCTACGAGGGCTTCTTCGAACCGCTCCTCGACGCGAAGTTCGGCAGTCGAGTGGACGACGTGAGCGCGGCGTGGTTGCTCGGTCGCATCAAGTTCCGAGGCGAGCGCGACCTGCTCCGCGGCGAACCGTTGGGCTACCTCGAAGGCGGATTCGGCAGACTGCTCGACGAACTCGTCTCGGAGGTCGGCGAAGAGAACATCACGACCGGCGCGCGCGTCACGGAAGTCGCTACGGAGAACGGTGCAGTCGAGAGCATGACCGTCGAGACGGCCGAAGTCCAGGAAGCAGCCAGTCAGCAGGCCGCAGACGGCGGCACCACGACCCAAACCCACGAGGTAGACGACGTAATCGTCGCAGCGATGCCCAACGTCCTCGAAGGTCTGCTGGGCTACGAGTGCGACATCGACTTCCAAGGTGCAGTTTGTGCGCTCCTCACGATGGAGGAGTCGCTGATGGACACTTACTGGCTCAACATCGGCCACGACGCGCCGTTCGGCGCGCTCATCGAACACACGAACTTCATTCCGCCCGAGAAGTACGGCGGCGACCACTTGCTGTACGTCGCCAGCTACATCCAAGACTACGAGGAGGACCTCTGGCAGATGGACGACGAGGAGATAGAAGACCTCTGGCTCGGCCACGTCGAGGAGATGTTCCCCGAGTTCGACCGCGAGTCGGTGAGGGAGTTCCGCCTCGCGAAGAACCCTCGCGCCGCGCCGGTCTACGAGCGTGGCTACCTCGACATGGTGATTCCCTACGACCTCGGTGACGACATCGCAGACGGCGTCTACTACGCGGGCATGGCCAGCAGAGCGCAGTACCCCGAGCGCAGTTTGAACGGCGGCATCGTCGCTGGCTACGAGTGCGCCGACAGAATCGCGGGTCGGAAGGAAGTCGTTCGGCCGGAGTAG
- a CDS encoding homoserine kinase has translation MITVRAPATTANLGSGFDVFGAALACPADVVRVERADETTIDVTGAGGRFIPTDPEENTAGVVARELDTPAHIHIDKGVRPSSGLGSSAASAAGAAVALNELYDRGFSDEELVWAAAEGEAAVSGEAHADNVAPSILGGFTIVTDDGITQIDADLSVVACLPETVVSTRDARGVVPDSASMDDLVETVGNASTLVAGMHRDDPELVGRGLDDPVVTPARAKLIDGYDAVEEAARDAGATGVTVSGAGPSMLAVCRPETRRDVAKAMVAAFGEADVDARAYPTEIGDGAEIWR, from the coding sequence ATGATTACGGTGCGGGCACCCGCGACGACGGCGAATCTCGGCAGTGGCTTCGACGTGTTCGGGGCGGCGTTGGCCTGCCCTGCGGACGTGGTGCGGGTCGAGCGTGCAGACGAGACGACTATCGACGTGACGGGCGCTGGCGGGCGGTTCATCCCGACCGACCCCGAGGAAAACACGGCGGGCGTCGTCGCCCGAGAGTTAGACACGCCCGCGCACATCCACATCGACAAGGGCGTCCGGCCCTCCTCCGGACTCGGTTCGTCGGCCGCGAGCGCGGCGGGCGCGGCCGTCGCGCTCAACGAACTCTACGACCGCGGATTCTCCGACGAGGAGTTGGTTTGGGCCGCCGCGGAGGGCGAGGCCGCGGTGTCAGGGGAAGCCCACGCGGACAACGTCGCACCCTCGATTCTGGGCGGCTTTACTATCGTCACCGACGACGGAATCACGCAAATCGACGCCGACCTCTCGGTGGTGGCCTGCCTCCCCGAAACCGTCGTCTCGACCCGCGACGCTCGCGGTGTCGTCCCCGACTCGGCCAGCATGGACGACCTCGTGGAGACGGTCGGCAACGCCTCGACGCTGGTCGCCGGAATGCACCGAGACGACCCCGAATTGGTCGGCAGAGGACTTGACGACCCGGTGGTCACGCCAGCGCGCGCGAAACTCATCGACGGTTACGACGCTGTCGAGGAAGCGGCCCGCGACGCAGGTGCGACCGGAGTGACTGTGTCTGGTGCCGGTCCCTCGATGCTCGCAGTTTGTCGCCCGGAGACGCGCCGCGACGTGGCGAAGGCGATGGTCGCGGCGTTCGGCGAAGCAGACGTCGATGCACGGGCGTACCCGACGGAAATCGGCGACGGCGCGGAGATTTGGCGGTAG
- a CDS encoding HFX_2341 family transcriptional regulator, giving the protein MQTHVVPVGFDYDRLIAPLVRDQLDVDRVILLEGAVGSEANVEYSRNLSRKLEQDFRNLLGATTERVVLADVYDYDAAFEQAYDLINSELDAGREVWVNVSAMPRPVSFAFATAAHSVMVEREEDREKIHTYYTAPEKYLETELAEELHEQVDLLEDLREETDDERVTERLESARELLSEFDERGTTIGAKRIDDGHIVELPVASFSNVKPFEEFILFKLGEDGEFDSVSELAEALSRELNEEYTDSFRSKVIYNVDRLGPGGKGYIEQEEHGKSYRTRLSRIGELWVRAHADGETRTE; this is encoded by the coding sequence ATGCAGACGCACGTCGTTCCGGTCGGCTTCGACTACGACCGGCTCATCGCGCCGCTGGTCCGCGACCAACTCGACGTAGACCGCGTGATTTTGCTCGAAGGCGCGGTCGGGAGCGAGGCCAACGTCGAGTACTCGCGGAACCTCTCGCGGAAACTCGAACAGGACTTCCGGAACCTGCTGGGGGCGACCACCGAGCGCGTCGTCCTCGCGGACGTGTACGACTACGACGCCGCGTTCGAGCAGGCCTACGACCTCATCAACTCCGAATTAGACGCTGGCAGGGAGGTCTGGGTCAACGTCAGCGCGATGCCGCGGCCGGTCAGTTTCGCCTTCGCCACGGCGGCCCACTCCGTGATGGTCGAGCGCGAAGAGGACCGCGAGAAGATTCACACCTACTACACGGCCCCCGAGAAGTACCTCGAAACCGAACTCGCCGAGGAACTGCACGAACAGGTGGACCTGCTCGAAGACTTGCGCGAGGAGACCGACGACGAGCGCGTCACGGAGCGTCTAGAGAGCGCGCGCGAACTACTCTCGGAGTTCGACGAGCGCGGAACGACCATCGGCGCGAAGCGCATCGACGACGGCCACATCGTAGAGTTGCCCGTAGCTTCCTTCTCGAACGTCAAGCCCTTCGAGGAGTTCATCCTGTTCAAACTCGGGGAAGACGGTGAATTCGACAGCGTGAGCGAACTCGCGGAGGCCCTCTCGCGGGAACTCAACGAGGAGTACACCGACAGTTTCCGCTCGAAGGTCATCTACAACGTAGACAGGTTGGGTCCCGGTGGAAAAGGCTACATCGAGCAGGAAGAACACGGTAAATCGTATCGGACGCGCCTCTCACGCATCGGCGAGTTGTGGGTTCGAGCGCACGCGGATGGGGAGACCCGAACGGAGTGA
- a CDS encoding DUF1405 domain-containing protein — protein sequence MSLPRREDLPWYVAPLPKQVEDFGLRFAWVIVAINLAGTAFGFWYYGFHPLPLSDPLITWQFAAEPPVMWPFVPDSPVATFFIAASLGLWKLGRNNETVNALAFFGCLKLGAWTPFVLLAFMEGFSYNSVLMYNFLFWSHLAMVVQAFLIHRYSEFPVWAIAVAVFWYGFNDLVDYFVPIVGTPHHTLVPAQVVGPNGFMTHPSPAHEIAAAGAVTITLVATFLALTTRVKKVELQ from the coding sequence ATGTCGCTTCCGCGCCGTGAGGACCTCCCGTGGTACGTCGCACCCCTGCCGAAGCAGGTCGAAGACTTCGGTCTTCGCTTCGCATGGGTCATCGTCGCCATCAACCTCGCGGGGACTGCCTTCGGCTTCTGGTACTACGGTTTTCATCCGCTTCCGCTGTCGGACCCGCTGATTACGTGGCAGTTCGCCGCCGAACCCCCCGTGATGTGGCCGTTCGTCCCGGACAGTCCCGTGGCGACGTTCTTCATCGCCGCGAGTCTGGGCCTGTGGAAACTGGGAAGAAACAACGAAACCGTGAACGCGCTGGCGTTCTTCGGCTGTCTGAAACTCGGCGCGTGGACGCCGTTCGTCCTGCTCGCGTTCATGGAGGGCTTCTCGTACAACTCCGTACTGATGTACAACTTCCTCTTCTGGAGCCACCTCGCTATGGTCGTCCAAGCGTTCCTGATTCACCGTTACAGCGAGTTTCCAGTGTGGGCTATCGCCGTCGCCGTCTTCTGGTACGGCTTCAACGACTTGGTGGACTACTTCGTTCCAATTGTGGGGACGCCACACCACACGCTCGTTCCCGCGCAGGTAGTCGGCCCGAACGGGTTCATGACTCACCCTTCGCCAGCGCACGAAATCGCGGCGGCAGGCGCGGTCACGATTACGCTCGTTGCGACGTTTCTGGCGCTGACGACGCGGGTGAAGAAGGTGGAATTACAGTGA
- a CDS encoding helix-turn-helix domain-containing protein has protein sequence MAVIVEFTVDREEFALGQALRGMDVELEKIVPTSNTVIPFFWASGGDLDALERHVEESTYIENLEPLETVEDRSLYRVSWTGEYEDLVDGIVRNDGTILESHTVDGTWVFRLRFPDHEFLTDFYDFCTDHDIGINIERVYTLTEQTSQKRNFELTPEQREALVLAYEGGYFETPRAASLADLADEIGISAQALSDRIRRGNEKILGEVLFVSGDES, from the coding sequence ATGGCCGTCATCGTCGAATTCACTGTGGACCGGGAGGAGTTCGCACTCGGGCAAGCCCTCCGCGGCATGGACGTCGAACTCGAAAAGATAGTTCCGACTTCGAACACCGTCATCCCCTTCTTCTGGGCCAGCGGGGGCGACCTAGACGCGCTCGAACGGCACGTCGAGGAGAGTACGTACATCGAGAACCTCGAACCGCTCGAAACCGTCGAAGACCGGTCGCTCTATCGAGTGTCGTGGACCGGCGAGTACGAAGACCTCGTGGATGGAATCGTCCGCAACGACGGGACGATTCTCGAATCGCACACCGTCGATGGGACGTGGGTGTTCAGGCTTCGGTTTCCCGACCACGAGTTTCTGACCGATTTCTACGACTTCTGTACAGACCACGACATCGGCATCAACATCGAGCGCGTCTATACGCTGACCGAACAGACCTCCCAGAAGCGCAACTTCGAGTTGACGCCCGAACAGCGCGAGGCACTGGTGCTGGCGTACGAGGGAGGGTACTTCGAGACGCCGCGGGCGGCGAGTCTCGCCGACCTCGCCGACGAAATCGGTATCTCCGCGCAGGCGCTCTCGGACCGCATCCGGCGAGGCAACGAGAAGATACTGGGCGAGGTGCTGTTCGTCTCCGGCGACGAGTCGTGA
- a CDS encoding HVO_0649 family zinc finger protein has translation MSRGDDEGRSPFERMTTHMDDADLVCPDCGYEDEEGSWTAETNGDTVLYRHLCPSCGSVRKRTFELGDE, from the coding sequence ATGTCCCGTGGAGACGACGAAGGGAGGAGTCCGTTCGAGCGAATGACGACGCACATGGACGACGCGGACCTCGTCTGCCCGGACTGCGGGTACGAGGACGAGGAGGGCAGTTGGACCGCCGAAACCAACGGAGACACCGTCTTGTACCGTCACCTCTGCCCGAGTTGTGGGTCAGTTCGCAAACGAACGTTCGAATTAGGAGATGAGTAG
- a CDS encoding DUF6149 family protein produces the protein MKLRQNVRHFASKKALELPVVGDLVSDKLVDLHTGIFLDKADPAHAEERREHLDAFFDATMDTYLAALQEGAPEAEAREITHIQANFDFFNHGWTEMMEFPSDELDQHYDRYEQFFERHGIAIEDPLGEFAPEEMPEAPSTPEKLENPEHPYAEGGFADDVYVEGDDGEIYVGGQEEPAEVDVADAPGVSDDDVEA, from the coding sequence ATGAAACTTCGCCAGAACGTCCGTCACTTCGCGTCGAAGAAGGCACTCGAACTGCCGGTCGTCGGCGACCTCGTCAGCGACAAGCTGGTAGACCTCCACACTGGAATTTTCCTCGACAAGGCCGACCCGGCCCACGCCGAGGAACGCCGCGAGCATCTGGACGCCTTCTTCGACGCGACGATGGACACCTACCTCGCCGCGCTACAGGAGGGTGCCCCCGAAGCCGAGGCCCGCGAAATCACCCACATTCAGGCGAACTTCGACTTCTTCAACCACGGCTGGACCGAGATGATGGAGTTCCCGAGCGACGAACTCGACCAGCACTACGACCGCTACGAGCAGTTCTTCGAGCGCCACGGCATCGCAATCGAAGACCCGCTCGGCGAGTTCGCCCCCGAGGAGATGCCCGAAGCACCCTCGACGCCCGAGAAGCTGGAGAATCCAGAGCATCCCTACGCTGAGGGTGGCTTCGCCGACGACGTGTACGTCGAAGGCGACGACGGCGAGATTTACGTCGGCGGGCAGGAAGAGCCTGCCGAGGTCGATGTCGCAGATGCGCCGGGCGTCAGCGACGACGACGTAGAGGCTTAG
- a CDS encoding Lrp/AsnC family transcriptional regulator → MDYRLDEIDKRILYHLAADARNTTAPTIAEEVDVTPATIRHRIRQLEDHGIIRGYHADIDYERTDGYVVNQFRCTVPVSDRQRYAQEVLQISGVVNVQELMSGRENLVVTAVGTDTDDITRIARDLSDHGLELEREDIVQNERFHPYHPFSPNNGHLTQSLADIQNLAGGAEVVEFTVAEDATITGKTLQEAKENGMLDDETLVISIERGDEMVTPRGDTAVESGDVITLFSREAVPDGTLEAFKTE, encoded by the coding sequence ATGGACTATCGGCTGGACGAAATCGACAAACGGATTCTCTATCATCTGGCGGCGGACGCGCGCAACACGACTGCACCGACGATCGCCGAGGAGGTAGACGTGACGCCAGCGACGATTCGCCATCGAATTCGACAGTTGGAGGACCACGGCATCATCAGGGGCTATCACGCGGACATCGACTACGAACGCACCGATGGCTACGTGGTCAACCAGTTCCGATGTACCGTGCCCGTCTCGGACCGCCAGCGGTACGCCCAAGAAGTGCTCCAAATTTCCGGCGTCGTCAACGTCCAAGAGTTGATGTCGGGCCGCGAGAACCTCGTCGTGACGGCCGTCGGAACCGATACCGACGACATCACTCGCATCGCGCGCGACCTCTCGGACCACGGTCTGGAACTGGAGCGAGAGGACATCGTCCAAAACGAGCGGTTCCACCCCTACCACCCTTTCAGTCCGAACAACGGCCACCTCACCCAATCGTTGGCCGACATTCAGAATCTCGCTGGCGGTGCCGAAGTCGTCGAGTTCACCGTGGCCGAAGACGCCACGATTACCGGGAAGACGCTGCAAGAGGCCAAAGAGAATGGAATGTTAGACGACGAAACGCTCGTCATCAGCATCGAGCGCGGTGACGAGATGGTCACGCCGAGAGGCGATACGGCCGTCGAGTCCGGCGACGTCATCACGCTGTTCTCGCGGGAAGCGGTTCCGGACGGGACGTTAGAGGCGTTCAAGACTGAGTGA
- a CDS encoding DUF7344 domain-containing protein: protein MDRTQATDALYDCLSHRHRRWTLAVLDQRERAVTVRELAEEIAAHERDESGDPANKIRTSLYHVHLPKLTEIGLARYDEGARMVWLTDDADDVVSDLPQTDECPVV, encoded by the coding sequence ATGGACCGCACACAAGCGACTGACGCGCTGTACGACTGCCTGTCTCATCGTCACCGTCGGTGGACGTTGGCAGTGTTAGACCAGCGGGAACGAGCAGTGACTGTGCGAGAGTTAGCGGAGGAAATCGCGGCGCACGAGCGCGACGAATCGGGTGACCCTGCAAACAAAATTCGAACGTCGCTCTACCACGTCCACCTACCGAAGTTGACTGAGATCGGACTGGCCCGGTACGACGAGGGTGCGCGAATGGTCTGGCTCACCGACGACGCGGACGACGTGGTGTCGGACCTGCCCCAGACCGACGAATGCCCGGTGGTGTAG